A single genomic interval of Macadamia integrifolia cultivar HAES 741 chromosome 6, SCU_Mint_v3, whole genome shotgun sequence harbors:
- the LOC122081673 gene encoding UDP-glycosyltransferase 90A1-like — protein sequence MAYNSSVHVVLFPFMSKGHTIPILNLARLLLRRGITITIFTTPANSSFIRKSLPDTQPTVSIIELEFPSNIPDLPPGAESTDQLPSMSLFVPLATATKLMQPDFERALQNLSASGSGVSFIISDGFLGWTLQSAQKFSIPRLVFYGMNNYVMTICRLLAVDRSHLKLDPDEPFTVPGFPSIKLTLNDFDAPLNGSESDGAHVEFIVETTIATSKSQGLMVNSFYELEPAFVDYWNRESVPKAWCVGPLSLAEPTLSDRPKEKPDWIKWLDQKSVEGRSVLYIAFGSQAEIKKEQLREMAIGLERSEVSFFWVVRSKGSEELKELEEKVKGRGLVVREWVDQVEILRHESVKGFMSHCGWNSTLESICAAVPILAWPLMADQHLNARMVAEELGVGMRIMASNGSVRGSVGADIVEKMVKELMEGEEGEEVRSKVKDVGEAARKAMEESGSSWRTLDQLIDETCRNKDPTHVVP from the coding sequence ATGGCTTATAATTCATCTGTGCATGTAGTGCTCTTTCCTTTTATGTCAAAAGGCCACACCATTCCTATCCTCAACCTCGCTCGCCTCCTACTCCGCCGCggcatcaccatcaccatcttcACCACCCCAGCAAACTCTTCCTTCATCCGTAAATCTCTACCCGATACACAACCCACCGTCTCCATCATTGAATTAGAATTCCCGTCAAACATCCCCGATCTCCCACCGGGTGCCGAGAGCACCGATCAACTCCCTTCCATGTCTCTCTTCGTCCCTTTAGCCACCGCCACCAAACTGATGCAACCAGACTTCGAAAGAGCCCTCCAAAACCTCTCCGCCTCCGGCAGTGGTGTCAGCTTCATAATTTCCGACGGCTTCTTAGGTTGGACATTGCAATCCGCGCAGAAATTTTCCATTCCAAGACTCGTCTTCTACGGTATGAACAATTACGTCATGACTATCTGCCGACTCCTCGCCGTGGATCGTTCTCATTTGAAACTCGACCCCGACGAGCCCTTCACCGTGCCTGGCTTCCCTTCGATCAAGCTCACCTTGAACGACTTCGATGCACCATTGAACGGATCCGAATCTGACGGTGCACATGTCGAGTTCATAGTCGAAACAACCATAGCTACGTCCAAAAGCCAAGGACTCATGGTCAACAGCTTCTATGAGCTGGAGCCTGCCTTTGTGGACTATTGGAACCGTGAGTCCGTTCCCAAGGCCTGGTGTGTGGGACCGCTTTCCTTGGCCGAACCGACATTGTCCGACCGGCCAAAGGAGAAACCCGATTGGATCAAATGGCTCGACCAGAAATCGGTTGAGGGCCGGTCCGTCTTGTATATTGCGTTTGGGTCACAGGCGGAGATAAAGAAGGAGCAGCTACGAGAGATGGCGATTGGGTTGGAGAGGTCGGAAGTGAGCTTCTTCTGGGTGGTGAGATCGAAGGGTAGTgaagaattgaaggaattaGAGGAGAAGGTGAAGGGGAGAGGATTGGTGGTGAGGGAGTGGGTGGACCAGGTGGAGATACTCCGGCATGAGAGCGTGAAGGGATTTATGAGTCACTGTGGTTGGAACTCGACGTTGGAGAGTATATGTGCGGCGGTTCCGATCTTGGCATGGCCGTTGATGGCAGATCAGCACTTGAATGCTCGAATGGTGGCCGAAGAACTGGGCGTGGGAATGAGAATCATGGCAAGTAACGGGTCAGTTCGTGGGTCTGTGGGTGCAGACATTGTGGAGAAGATGGTGAAGGAGTTGATGGAAggagaggagggggaggaggtGAGGAGCAAGGTGAAGGATGTAGGGGAAGCTGCTAGGAAGGCCATGGAAGAAAGTGGGTCATCCTGGCGCACATTAGACCAGCTCATTGACGAGACTTGCAGGAATAAGGACCCAACCCATGTAGTTCCGTGA
- the LOC122082902 gene encoding UDP-glycosyltransferase 90A1-like, which translates to MDSNSSVHVVLFPFMSKGHIIPILNLARLLLLRRGITITIFTTPANSPFIRKSLPDTQPTVSIIELEFPSNIPELPPGVESTDQLPSMSLFVPLANATKLMQPDFERALHYLSASGCGVSFIISDGFLGWTLQSAQKFSIPRLVFYGMNNYVKTICRVLAVDRSHLKLGPDEPFTVPGFPSIKLTLNDFDAPLNGSESDGAHVEFIIEATIATSKSQGLVVNSFYELEPAYVDYWNREFVPKAWCVGPLSWVEPTRSDRKKEKPDWIKWLDQKSVEGRSVLYIAFGSQAEITKEQLREMAIGLERSEVSFFWVVRSKGSEVLEELEEKVKGRGLVVREWVDQVEILRHDSVKGFMSHCGWNSALESICAAVPILAWPMMADQHLNARMVAEELSVGLRIMASNGSVRGFVGADIVEKMVKKLMEGEEGEEVRRKVKDVGEAARKAVEESGSSWRTLDQLIDETCMNMDPTHVLL; encoded by the coding sequence atggattcTAATTCATCTGTGCATGTAGTTCTCTTCCCTTTCATGTCAAAAGGCCACATCATTCCTATCCTCAACCTCGCTCGCCTCCTCCTACTCCGCCGCggcatcaccatcaccatcttcACCACCCCAGCAAACTCTCCCTTCATCCGTAAATCTCTACCCGATACACAACCCACCGTCTCCATCATCGAACTCGAATTCCCATCAAACATCCCGGAACTCCCGCCTGGTGTCGAGAGCACCGATCAACTCCCTTCCATGTCTCTCTTCGTCCCTTTAGCTAACGCCACCAAACTGATGCAACCAGACTTCGAACGAGCTCTCCACTACCTCTCCGCCTCCGGCTGTGGTGTCAGCTTCATAATTTCCGACGGTTTCTTAGGTTGGACTTTGCAATCCGCACAGAAGTTCTCCATTCCAAGACTCGTTTTCTACGGTATGAACAACTACGTCAAGACTATCTGCCGAGTCCTCGCCGTGGATCGTTCTCATTTGAAACTCGGCCCGGACGAGCCCTTCACCGTGCCTGGCTTCCCTTCGATCAAGCTCACCTTGAACGACTTCGATGCACCATTGAACGGATCCGAATCTGACGGTGCACACGTCGAGTTCATCATTGAAGCAACCATAGCTACGTCCAAAAGCCAGGGACTCGTGGTCAACAGCTTCTATGAGCTGGAGCCTGCCTATGTGGACTATTGGAACCGTGAGTTCGTTCCCAAGGCCTGGTGTGTGGGACCCCTTTCCTGGGTCGAACCGACAAGGTCTGACCGGAAAAAGGAGAAACCCGATTGGATCAAATGGCTCGACCAGAAATCGGTCGAGGGCCGATCCGTCTTGTATATTGCGTTTGGGTCCCAGGCGGAGATCACGAAGGAGCAGCTACGAGAGATGGCAATTGGGTTGGAGAGGTCGGAAGTGAGCTTCTTCTGGGTGGTGAGATCAAAGGGTAGTGAAGTTTTAGAAGAGCTGGAGGAGAAGGTGAAGGGCAGAGGATTGGTGGTGAGGGAGTGGGTGGACCAAGTGGAGATACTCCGGCATGATAGTGTGAAGGGGTTTATGAGTCACTGTGGTTGGAACTCGGCGTTGGAGAGTATATGTGCGGCGGTTCCGATATTGGCATGGCCGATGATGGCAGATCAGCACTTGAATGCTCGAATGGTGGCGGAAGAACTGAGCGTGGGACTGAGAATTATGGCAAGTAACGGGTCAGTTCGTGGGTTTGTGGGTGCAGACATTGTGGAGAAGATGGTGAAGAAGTTGATGGAGGGAGAGGAGGGGGAAGAGGTGAGGAGGAAGGTGAAGGATGTAGGGGAGGCTGCTAGGAAGGCCGTGGAAGAAAGTGGGTCGTCCTGGCGCACATTGGACCAGCTTATTGACGAGACTTGCATGAATATGGACCCAACCCATGTACTTCTGTGA